The Pseudomonas pergaminensis nucleotide sequence GGAGGTAGGCGGCGCTCAGGTTGGCGTTTTCAAATTGCGCGCCCTGGGCAAACATCCCCCAGCCTTGCACGGCCATCAGCGTGGCGCCGGTAAAGTCGGCCAGACGCAGGTTGGCCTGTTGCAGGCTGGCGCGGGTGAAATTGGCGCCTTGCAACTGGGCTTTCTCCAGGTTGGCCAGGTCGAGGTTGGCGTGGCGCAAATCCGCATCGCGCAGGTCGGCGCCGGCCAGGTTCATTTTGCTCAGGTTCTGGTTACTCAGGTTGGCGCCCTTGAGGTTGGCGCCGGGGCATTGGCTGTGTTCGGCGAGGGTGCAGCCGTTGATGACGAGGGGGGCGTCGTCGCCATCGTCGGCGT carries:
- a CDS encoding pentapeptide repeat-containing protein; its protein translation is MKLLPLLLLLSLPLAHADDGDDAPLVINGCTLAEHSQCPGANLKGANLSNQNLSKMNLAGADLRDADLRHANLDLANLEKAQLQGANFTRASLQQANLRLADFTGATLMAVQGWGMFAQGAQFENANLSAAYLQFARLSGAKMHKVNLRAADLEMTWLSKADLQGADLSDANLQEAKFGESNLEKATLSGSRQHYANFQDANMEGCKDCPTTWDR